In one Mycobacteroides chelonae genomic region, the following are encoded:
- a CDS encoding LLM class flavin-dependent oxidoreductase, translating to MRFSIWGQTNQSWTDLLDIAQYADGGSWRAFYAADHFMAHSDTAEQRTDFHEATAIFAALAAATSRIRLAPLVLSMTFRHPAVLANWAATVDHVSQGRFTLGLGAGWQENEHQRYGLELGKPGPRVDRFSEGLQVITGLLNEQATTVNGEYYQLAEAICEPKPLQRPLPILIGATQPRMLGLTARYAQEWNQWSTPGAFRDVSDRLDAAAEKIGRNPATIWRSTQARIIVTDSPQSEERAAETAATSPIPVLYGTADRIAEQMAPWAQEGVDEVILPDHLLGTGPARRDAYDALAQALRPLAD from the coding sequence ATGCGCTTCTCGATATGGGGACAAACCAACCAATCCTGGACAGATCTGCTGGATATCGCCCAGTACGCCGACGGCGGATCGTGGCGTGCCTTCTACGCCGCAGACCACTTCATGGCACACTCGGACACCGCCGAACAGCGCACCGACTTCCACGAAGCCACCGCGATCTTTGCCGCGCTCGCCGCGGCCACCTCACGGATCCGGCTCGCTCCCCTAGTGCTGTCGATGACCTTCCGGCATCCGGCGGTGCTTGCCAACTGGGCGGCCACCGTCGATCACGTAAGCCAGGGGCGCTTCACGCTCGGACTGGGCGCCGGCTGGCAAGAGAACGAACACCAGCGCTACGGGCTCGAACTCGGCAAGCCCGGACCGCGCGTCGACCGGTTTTCCGAAGGGCTGCAAGTGATTACCGGCTTGCTCAATGAGCAAGCCACCACGGTGAACGGCGAGTATTACCAGCTGGCCGAGGCCATCTGCGAACCCAAGCCGTTGCAGCGCCCGCTGCCCATCCTCATCGGCGCCACACAGCCACGCATGCTCGGCCTGACCGCCCGTTACGCCCAGGAGTGGAATCAGTGGTCCACGCCCGGAGCGTTCCGTGACGTCTCGGACCGTCTGGACGCCGCAGCCGAGAAGATCGGCCGCAATCCTGCGACGATTTGGCGTTCCACCCAGGCCCGCATCATCGTCACCGACAGCCCGCAGTCCGAGGAACGCGCCGCGGAAACCGCTGCGACATCACCGATTCCGGTGCTGTACGGCACCGCAGACCGCATCGCGGAGCAGATGGCACCGTGGGCACAGGAGGGTGTCGACGAGGTGATCCTGCCGGATCACCTGTTGGGCACCGGGCCAGCTCGCCGGGACGCCTACGACGCCCTGGCGCAGGCCCTTAGGCCGCTCGCGGACTGA
- a CDS encoding MDR family MFS transporter — MISVQRRNLIFVAVLLGMLLAALDGTIVATALPTVVADLGDAGHQSWVVTSYLLASTVATAVMGKFGDLFGRRAVFIACIVIFAAGSLLCGMAGSMAMLVGARAIQGLGSGGLMVTATALIGEIIPMRERGRYQGMLGAVFGVTTVIGPLLGGLFTDHLGWRWAFYINLPISVVVIVVAAAAIPALAKATRPVIDYWGIVLIGLGASALTLATSWGGTTYPWSSPVIIGLFVSAVAAIGVFVWVESHVSEPILPPRLFRDPVFTICCVLSFVVGFAMLGVMTYLPTFMQFVNGVSATVSGMRTLPMVAGMLITSTGTGILVGRTGKYKIYPVLGTATMAVALVLLSRMDNSTPFLLQSLYLLILGVGIGASMQVLTLIVQNTARFDDLGVATSGVTFFRTIGSSFGAAIFGSLFSNFLAREISSVNVPPEATASPQALHALPHDAAIPVINAYADSLDLVFLCATPVAVIGFVVALFLKEVPLRGTDSALAADMGEGFGMPNSFSPDKLLEIAISNAMRGFPHIGLHKLREHAGVSMPIAPLWALVQANRFLRATGSAEVSRIAQWYRIPPEVIAPAFNELTENGYALRTNDHVWLTDSGRQEVDKISEAINQYLVERLSRTPDFEDRADREQIQAALERISRRIVTDTDWRENPIPALPGASPGG; from the coding sequence ATGATCAGCGTGCAGCGCCGCAACCTCATCTTCGTCGCGGTCCTGCTCGGGATGCTCCTGGCCGCGCTGGACGGCACCATTGTCGCTACGGCCCTGCCCACCGTCGTCGCCGATCTCGGAGATGCCGGACACCAGTCGTGGGTGGTCACCAGCTATCTGCTGGCCTCCACCGTGGCCACAGCCGTCATGGGCAAGTTCGGTGATCTCTTCGGACGGCGCGCAGTCTTCATCGCCTGCATCGTCATCTTCGCGGCCGGATCACTGCTCTGCGGCATGGCCGGATCGATGGCCATGTTGGTCGGTGCGCGTGCGATCCAGGGCCTCGGCTCGGGTGGACTCATGGTGACGGCGACCGCCCTCATCGGCGAGATCATTCCCATGCGCGAGCGCGGCCGCTATCAGGGCATGCTCGGGGCGGTCTTCGGGGTGACGACCGTGATCGGCCCGCTGTTGGGCGGACTGTTCACCGATCATCTGGGCTGGCGCTGGGCCTTCTACATCAACCTGCCCATCTCGGTGGTGGTGATCGTGGTCGCGGCTGCCGCCATCCCGGCTCTGGCCAAGGCGACGCGCCCCGTCATCGACTACTGGGGCATCGTGCTCATCGGATTGGGTGCCTCGGCACTGACGCTGGCGACCAGCTGGGGTGGCACCACCTACCCCTGGTCCTCACCGGTGATCATCGGACTGTTCGTCAGCGCGGTCGCCGCGATAGGCGTGTTTGTCTGGGTGGAATCCCATGTGTCCGAACCGATCCTGCCGCCGCGGCTGTTCCGCGACCCGGTCTTCACGATCTGCTGCGTGCTGAGCTTTGTCGTTGGCTTCGCCATGCTGGGGGTGATGACATATCTCCCGACGTTCATGCAGTTCGTCAACGGTGTCTCGGCCACCGTGTCGGGTATGCGCACCCTGCCCATGGTGGCGGGCATGCTCATCACCTCCACCGGAACCGGCATCCTGGTGGGCCGCACCGGCAAGTACAAGATTTATCCCGTCCTCGGCACCGCCACCATGGCTGTCGCACTGGTGCTGCTGTCCAGGATGGACAATTCGACGCCCTTCCTGTTGCAGTCGCTGTATCTGCTCATTCTGGGGGTAGGCATCGGCGCCTCGATGCAGGTACTCACCCTTATCGTGCAGAACACGGCCCGTTTCGACGATCTGGGCGTCGCGACCTCCGGTGTGACGTTCTTCCGCACCATCGGCAGCTCATTCGGCGCCGCGATATTCGGGTCACTGTTCTCCAATTTCCTTGCACGCGAGATCAGCTCGGTGAACGTGCCACCCGAGGCCACCGCGTCACCGCAGGCGCTGCACGCACTGCCACATGATGCCGCGATACCGGTCATCAACGCCTATGCCGACTCACTGGACCTTGTGTTCCTCTGCGCCACACCTGTTGCCGTCATCGGATTCGTCGTGGCGCTGTTCCTCAAAGAGGTTCCGCTGCGCGGGACCGACTCGGCCCTCGCCGCCGATATGGGCGAGGGCTTCGGCATGCCCAACTCGTTCTCACCAGACAAATTGCTGGAGATCGCGATCAGCAATGCCATGCGAGGATTCCCACACATCGGCCTGCACAAGCTGCGCGAACACGCGGGTGTGTCGATGCCCATCGCGCCACTGTGGGCCCTGGTACAGGCCAACCGCTTCCTGCGCGCCACCGGGTCTGCCGAGGTGTCCCGAATCGCGCAGTGGTACCGGATACCGCCCGAGGTCATCGCCCCCGCCTTCAACGAGCTCACCGAGAACGGGTACGCCCTACGCACCAACGACCACGTCTGGCTCACCGATTCCGGACGCCAGGAAGTCGACAAGATCAGCGAGGCAATCAACCAGTACTTGGTTGAACGACTCTCCCGCACACCCGATTTCGAGGATCGGGCAGACCGCGAACAGATTCAGGCAGCGCTGGAACGCATTTCACGGCGAATTGTCACCGACACCGATTGGCGCGAGAACCCTATTCCTGCGCTGCCTGGGGCGTCACCAGGCGGGTGA
- a CDS encoding TetR/AcrR family transcriptional regulator → MIAAAIEVAGTMGVGGLTYRSVDAAANVPSGTTSNHFRTRDALLLGVIVEIEKLRRAFWRALVTEINPTTVADLVGIGTAYANGAVGMMSTRVRAYMALLMEGWSHPELREPLQRGRDAQIPRTLQLMRKVDPKTPELHAEIFQDYLTGIIYQQLANPSPNFNPRPGIEALLTRLVTPQAAQE, encoded by the coding sequence GTGATCGCGGCCGCTATCGAGGTGGCGGGCACCATGGGTGTCGGGGGTCTTACGTATCGCTCGGTGGATGCGGCGGCGAACGTCCCGAGCGGTACTACGTCGAATCATTTCCGTACACGTGATGCGCTGCTGCTGGGTGTCATTGTGGAGATCGAGAAGCTTCGCCGGGCCTTCTGGCGGGCGCTTGTCACCGAGATCAATCCGACCACAGTGGCTGATCTGGTCGGCATCGGCACCGCGTACGCCAACGGGGCGGTCGGAATGATGAGTACCCGGGTGCGCGCGTACATGGCGCTTCTCATGGAGGGATGGAGCCATCCCGAGCTGCGAGAGCCGCTGCAGCGGGGCCGGGATGCGCAGATTCCCCGCACACTGCAGCTCATGCGCAAAGTGGACCCGAAAACCCCTGAGCTGCATGCGGAAATCTTTCAGGACTATCTGACGGGCATCATCTACCAGCAGCTGGCCAACCCGTCGCCGAACTTCAATCCGCGTCCCGGGATTGAAGCATTGCTCACCCGCCTGGTGACGCCCCAGGCAGCGCAGGAATAG